One Bosea sp. 685 DNA segment encodes these proteins:
- a CDS encoding NAD(P) transhydrogenase subunit alpha: MANPTPEQALEQARSAAVLAKQAAELAEKYAEQAAAAASVATGVDPTVFRLAIFVLAVFVGYYVVWSVTPALHTPLMSVTNAISSVIVVGALLAVGVQAAPALGDGPVWAKLFGFVALILASVNIFGGFLVTERMLSMYKKKG, translated from the coding sequence ATGGCCAATCCGACACCCGAACAGGCGCTCGAACAGGCCCGCTCCGCCGCCGTGCTGGCGAAGCAGGCGGCTGAGCTCGCCGAGAAATACGCCGAGCAGGCCGCCGCGGCGGCAAGCGTCGCGACAGGCGTCGATCCGACGGTGTTTCGCCTCGCGATCTTCGTCCTCGCCGTCTTCGTCGGCTATTACGTGGTCTGGTCGGTGACGCCGGCGCTGCACACGCCGCTGATGTCGGTCACCAATGCGATCTCCTCTGTCATCGTCGTCGGCGCGCTGCTCGCGGTCGGCGTCCAGGCCGCCCCGGCGCTGGGCGACGGCCCGGTCTGGGCCAAGCTCTTCGGCTTCGTGGCGCTGATCCTGGCTTCGGTGAACATCTTCGGCGGCTTCCTCGTCACCGAGCGCATGCTTTCGATGTACAAGAAGAAGGGCTGA
- a CDS encoding NAD(P)(+) transhydrogenase (Re/Si-specific) subunit beta: MAANLSALLYVVSGVLFIMALRGLSHPTTSRQGNFYGMIGMGIAILTTVVFFPPSGFSGWFLVVLGIAIGGGIGAFMARRVQMTQMPQLVAFFHSLVGLAAVLVAAAALYAPSAFGIGEAGHIHGGSLFEMGLGVAIGAITFTGSIIAFLKLDGRMSGKPIMLPQRHGINIGLGVALVVLLLVFIKTESHVVFWLIVLVSFALGVLLIIPIGGADMPVVVSMLNSYSGWAAAGIGFTLGNMALIITGALVGSSGAILSYIMCKAMNRSFISVILGGFGGDDAAAGAAGAVEARPVKQGSADDAAYIMKNAAKVIIVPGYGMAVAQAQHTLREMADLLKKEGVEVKYAIHPVAGRMPGHMNVLLAEANVPYDEVFELEDINSEFGQADVAFVIGANDVTNPAAKTDKSSPIYGMPILDVEKAKTVLFIKRGMAAGYAGVENELFFRPNTMMLFGDAKKVTDDIVKAMAH; encoded by the coding sequence ATGGCCGCCAATCTCTCCGCCCTGCTTTACGTCGTCTCCGGCGTCCTGTTCATCATGGCCCTGCGGGGCCTGTCGCACCCGACCACCTCCCGCCAGGGCAATTTCTACGGCATGATCGGGATGGGCATCGCCATCCTGACGACCGTGGTGTTCTTTCCGCCGTCGGGCTTCTCCGGTTGGTTCCTGGTCGTGCTGGGCATCGCCATCGGCGGCGGCATCGGCGCCTTTATGGCCCGGCGCGTTCAGATGACGCAGATGCCGCAGCTCGTGGCCTTCTTCCACTCGCTGGTGGGTCTGGCGGCGGTGCTGGTCGCCGCGGCCGCGCTCTATGCTCCGAGCGCCTTCGGCATCGGCGAGGCCGGCCATATCCATGGCGGCAGCCTGTTCGAGATGGGGCTCGGCGTCGCCATCGGCGCGATCACCTTCACCGGTTCGATCATCGCCTTCCTCAAGCTCGACGGGCGCATGAGCGGCAAGCCGATCATGCTGCCGCAGCGCCATGGCATCAATATCGGGCTCGGTGTCGCGCTCGTCGTGCTGCTGCTGGTCTTCATCAAGACCGAGAGCCATGTCGTGTTCTGGCTGATCGTGCTGGTCTCGTTCGCGCTCGGCGTGCTCCTGATCATCCCGATCGGCGGCGCGGACATGCCCGTCGTCGTTTCGATGCTGAACTCCTATTCCGGTTGGGCTGCTGCAGGCATCGGCTTCACGCTCGGCAACATGGCGCTGATCATTACCGGCGCGCTGGTCGGATCGTCGGGCGCGATTCTGTCCTACATCATGTGCAAGGCAATGAACCGGAGCTTCATCTCCGTCATCCTCGGCGGTTTCGGTGGCGACGATGCCGCGGCTGGCGCAGCTGGCGCGGTCGAGGCGAGGCCGGTCAAGCAAGGTTCTGCCGACGACGCCGCCTACATCATGAAGAATGCCGCCAAGGTCATCATCGTGCCCGGCTACGGCATGGCGGTGGCGCAGGCCCAGCACACGCTGCGCGAGATGGCCGATCTGCTGAAGAAGGAGGGCGTCGAGGTGAAATACGCCATCCATCCGGTGGCGGGCCGCATGCCTGGCCATATGAACGTGCTGCTGGCCGAAGCCAACGTGCCCTATGACGAGGTCTTCGAGCTCGAGGACATCAACTCGGAGTTCGGCCAGGCCGACGTCGCCTTCGTCATCGGCGCCAACGACGTCACCAACCCCGCCGCGAAGACCGACAAGTCTTCGCCGATCTATGGCATGCCGATCCTCGATGTCGAGAAGGCCAAGACCGTGCTCTTCATTAAGCGCGGCATGGCGGCCGGCTATGCCGGCGTCGAGAACGAGCTGTTCTTCAGGCCCAACACGATGATGCTGTTCGGCGATGCCAAGAAGGTCACCGACGACATCGTCAAGGCGATGGCGCACTGA
- a CDS encoding GNAT family N-acetyltransferase — protein MTLSIRPMLASDRPAVLALLLELTAHEAMLSAERATGPAAAAACLSDDAEKAAEHGGAQIVVQRGDEVVGYLALRLGRIGPFVHEYLRDHVYIENIVVAAACRGTGIGQLLLAEAERFAREAGCKALHLSVLEGNDMALTAYRRAGFGSFALEMAKVLD, from the coding sequence GTGACACTCTCCATCCGCCCGATGCTGGCGAGCGACAGGCCCGCCGTGCTGGCTCTGCTGCTCGAACTGACGGCCCATGAGGCGATGCTGAGCGCGGAGCGCGCGACGGGGCCCGCTGCTGCCGCAGCCTGCCTCAGTGACGATGCGGAAAAGGCCGCCGAGCATGGCGGCGCCCAGATCGTTGTCCAGCGGGGGGATGAGGTCGTCGGCTATCTGGCGCTGCGGCTCGGGCGCATCGGCCCCTTCGTGCATGAGTATTTGCGCGACCATGTCTATATCGAGAACATCGTGGTCGCGGCGGCTTGCCGGGGAACCGGGATCGGGCAGCTCCTGCTGGCGGAGGCGGAGCGTTTTGCCCGCGAGGCCGGCTGCAAGGCGCTCCATCTCAGCGTCCTGGAGGGCAACGATATGGCGCTGACCGCCTATCGCCGCGCCGGCTTCGGCAGTTTCGCGCTGGAAATGGCCAAGGTTCTCGATTGA
- a CDS encoding alpha/beta hydrolase: MKLLGRLLLVACALYLAGLAVLFVRQRDLMYPRDPVRADIASAKLPGAVEVPLTTADGERLVAWLVPPRAGKPVLLFFHGNAGNFDRPIRQARFRALTEDGTGLLAVNYRGYGGSTGSPTEEGLHLDARAAYGEAAERFGAARLVGYGESLGTGVVLQLAAEVPLSAVILEAPYLSTAAVAQEIYPYVPIRLVMLDQFRSEAVIGRVRAPLLVLHGERDRVIPFRQGQALYEMANPPKRFIRFPAGHHEDLPNWGSVPEIRRFLADMASGALAGAESRTIE; encoded by the coding sequence ATGAAACTGCTCGGCCGCCTCCTGCTTGTTGCCTGCGCGCTCTATCTCGCTGGACTGGCCGTCCTCTTCGTCAGGCAGCGCGACCTGATGTATCCGCGCGATCCGGTGCGTGCCGATATTGCTTCAGCGAAGCTGCCGGGCGCGGTGGAGGTTCCGCTGACGACGGCCGATGGCGAGAGGCTGGTGGCCTGGCTCGTGCCGCCACGCGCGGGCAAGCCCGTGCTGCTGTTCTTCCACGGCAATGCCGGCAATTTCGACAGGCCGATCCGCCAGGCCCGTTTCCGGGCGCTGACGGAGGACGGCACCGGCCTCCTCGCGGTGAATTATCGCGGCTATGGCGGCTCGACCGGCAGCCCGACGGAGGAGGGCCTCCATCTCGATGCGCGCGCCGCCTATGGCGAGGCGGCGGAGCGCTTCGGCGCGGCGCGGCTGGTCGGCTACGGCGAATCGCTGGGCACCGGCGTCGTGCTGCAGCTCGCGGCGGAGGTCCCGCTCTCGGCGGTCATCCTGGAGGCGCCCTATCTCTCGACGGCCGCGGTGGCGCAGGAGATCTATCCTTACGTGCCGATCCGGCTCGTGATGCTGGATCAGTTCCGCTCGGAGGCGGTGATCGGGCGGGTGCGTGCGCCGCTGCTCGTGCTGCATGGCGAGCGCGACCGCGTGATCCCGTTCAGGCAGGGGCAGGCGCTTTACGAGATGGCGAACCCGCCCAAGCGCTTCATCCGCTTTCCGGCGGGCCACCATGAGGATCTCCCGAACTGGGGCTCAGTGCCCGAGATCCGGCGTTTCCTCGCGGATATGGCGAGCGGCGCTCTGGCGGGCGCTGAGAGCCGCACGATCGAATAG
- a CDS encoding tetratricopeptide repeat protein, translating to MKQSMDRGRNWLAAASITLALAGCDTVSNLGSQPAVAEIDTNSSADASVNIGSLSEVISRNPNDPNAYNTRGAAYARVGRFSDAISDFTKAVQIDPNLASAYTNRALALRQSGRNDSALADFNRATTANPNYGPAYVGRANLLRQQGNSQQALADLNTAIRLNPESAEAFHARGLVYQKEGQHQYAISDFDSVIDRNPYNAPPYTARGQSLIAVGKYDAALEDFTASLNVDNRNAEAWAGRGLAYEKLGKKAEASESYQRALSLDGNNTTARAGQSRLGGGGLGGGLFRS from the coding sequence ATGAAGCAAAGCATGGATCGCGGCAGGAACTGGCTGGCCGCAGCGAGCATCACCTTGGCGTTGGCCGGCTGCGATACCGTCTCCAATCTCGGCTCTCAGCCAGCGGTGGCGGAAATCGACACCAACTCATCCGCCGATGCGAGCGTGAACATCGGCTCGCTGAGTGAGGTCATCTCCCGCAACCCGAACGACCCCAACGCCTACAACACGCGCGGCGCGGCTTATGCCCGGGTCGGCCGCTTCTCGGACGCCATCTCCGACTTCACCAAGGCGGTGCAGATCGACCCGAACCTCGCCTCGGCCTACACCAATCGCGCGCTGGCTCTGCGCCAGAGCGGGCGCAACGACTCAGCCCTTGCCGATTTCAACCGCGCCACCACCGCCAATCCGAATTACGGGCCGGCCTATGTCGGGCGCGCCAATCTTCTGCGCCAGCAGGGCAACAGCCAGCAGGCGCTGGCCGACCTCAACACCGCGATCCGCCTGAACCCCGAATCCGCCGAGGCTTTCCATGCCCGCGGGCTGGTCTACCAGAAGGAAGGCCAGCATCAGTACGCGATCTCCGATTTCGACTCGGTGATCGACCGTAACCCCTACAACGCCCCGCCCTACACCGCGCGCGGCCAGAGCCTGATCGCGGTCGGCAAATATGATGCCGCGCTCGAGGACTTCACCGCCTCGCTCAATGTCGACAACCGCAACGCCGAGGCCTGGGCCGGGCGCGGTCTGGCCTATGAGAAGCTCGGCAAGAAGGCGGAAGCCAGCGAGAGCTATCAGCGCGCGCTGAGCCTCGACGGCAACAACACAACCGCCCGCGCCGGCCAATCGCGCCTCGGCGGCGGTGGGCTGGGCGGCGGCCTGTTCCGGAGCTGA
- the rpsU gene encoding 30S ribosomal protein S21 — protein sequence MQVLVRDNNVDQALRALKKKLQREGVFREMKLRGHYEKPSEKKAREKAEAVRRARKLMRKKLQREGLLPAPVKPKRP from the coding sequence GTGCAGGTTCTCGTTCGCGACAACAATGTCGATCAGGCTCTCCGCGCTCTCAAGAAGAAGCTTCAGCGCGAAGGCGTTTTCCGCGAGATGAAGCTTCGCGGCCATTACGAGAAGCCTTCCGAGAAGAAGGCACGCGAGAAGGCCGAGGCCGTGCGCCGCGCCCGCAAGCTGATGCGCAAGAAGCTGCAGCGCGAAGGCCTGCTGCCCGCGCCGGTGAAGCCCAAGCGCCCCTGA
- a CDS encoding 5-(carboxyamino)imidazole ribonucleotide synthase yields MSTPDSSGLAPGAMLGILGGGQLARMLALAAADLGIRAHIFAPEPDSPAFDVAARHTVGDYEDEAALARFADAVDVVTYEFENVPAATAAFLAARTPLHPGARALAVTQDRLSEKSFVAGLGLTVAPFRAVDSLADLEAAVTDLGRPSILKTRRFGYDGKGQVKIAAGSDLAEAYEAIGHFSAILEGFVPFTREVSVVAARGSDGAFAAFDVCENEHRDHILAFTRIPAQLSPNTGAAAIAAARQIGDALGYIGVFAVEMFVVGEGAAERVIVNEIAPRVHNSGHWTSEGAQTSQFHQHVRAVCGFPLGSAARRGRVEMENLIGDAALRWRDLLAEPGAHLHLYGKRDARPGRKMGHVTRVTPEKA; encoded by the coding sequence ATGAGCACGCCCGATTCCAGCGGCCTTGCGCCCGGCGCCATGCTCGGCATCCTGGGCGGCGGCCAGCTCGCCCGCATGCTCGCGCTCGCCGCCGCCGATCTCGGCATCCGCGCCCATATCTTCGCGCCGGAGCCCGACAGCCCGGCCTTCGACGTCGCGGCCCGCCATACCGTCGGCGACTATGAGGATGAAGCTGCGCTGGCGCGCTTCGCCGATGCGGTCGACGTCGTGACCTATGAATTCGAGAACGTGCCGGCCGCGACCGCAGCCTTCCTCGCCGCCCGCACACCGCTGCACCCCGGAGCGCGCGCGCTCGCGGTGACGCAGGACCGGCTCAGTGAGAAGAGCTTCGTCGCGGGCCTGGGCCTGACTGTGGCGCCGTTCCGCGCCGTCGATTCGCTGGCTGATCTCGAAGCCGCCGTCACCGATCTCGGCCGCCCCAGCATCCTGAAGACGCGACGCTTCGGCTATGACGGTAAGGGTCAGGTCAAGATCGCCGCCGGAAGCGACCTTGCGGAAGCTTATGAGGCGATCGGCCATTTCTCCGCGATTCTGGAAGGCTTCGTGCCCTTCACGCGCGAGGTTTCGGTCGTCGCCGCGCGCGGCTCCGACGGTGCATTCGCCGCCTTCGACGTCTGCGAGAACGAGCATCGCGACCATATCCTCGCCTTCACTCGCATACCGGCACAGCTTTCACCGAACACTGGCGCGGCCGCCATCGCAGCCGCGCGCCAGATCGGCGACGCGCTGGGCTATATCGGCGTCTTCGCGGTCGAGATGTTCGTGGTCGGCGAGGGCGCGGCCGAGCGCGTGATCGTCAACGAGATCGCCCCGCGCGTGCATAATTCCGGACATTGGACCAGCGAGGGCGCGCAGACCTCGCAATTCCACCAGCATGTCCGGGCCGTCTGCGGCTTCCCGCTCGGCTCGGCGGCCCGGCGCGGCCGCGTCGAGATGGAGAATCTGATCGGCGATGCGGCCTTGCGCTGGCGCGATCTCCTGGCCGAGCCCGGCGCGCATCTGCATCTCTACGGCAAGCGCGACGCCCGTCCGGGCCGCAAAATGGGCCATGTCACGCGGGTCACACCCGAAAAAGCCTGA
- the purE gene encoding 5-(carboxyamino)imidazole ribonucleotide mutase has translation MAQTSPAVAIIMGSQSDWATMRHAAETLDALAITYDARIVSAHRTPDRMFTFARGAKAEGFKVVIAGAGGAAHLPGMTASLTPLPVFGVPVESKALSGQDSLLSIVQMPAGIPVGTLAIGRAGAINAALLAAAVLALSDEALAKRLDAYRARQSAAIAEHPVKDETRPAKDEK, from the coding sequence ATGGCCCAGACCAGCCCCGCCGTCGCCATCATCATGGGCAGCCAGTCCGACTGGGCGACGATGCGCCATGCCGCCGAGACGCTGGACGCGCTCGCCATCACCTATGATGCGCGCATCGTCTCCGCCCATCGCACGCCCGACCGGATGTTCACCTTCGCCCGTGGCGCCAAGGCCGAAGGCTTCAAGGTGGTGATCGCAGGCGCCGGCGGCGCAGCTCATCTGCCGGGCATGACCGCCTCCCTGACCCCCCTGCCCGTCTTCGGCGTACCTGTCGAATCCAAGGCATTATCGGGCCAGGACAGCCTGCTCTCGATCGTGCAGATGCCGGCCGGCATCCCGGTCGGCACGCTCGCCATCGGCCGCGCCGGCGCGATCAACGCCGCTCTCCTCGCCGCTGCCGTGCTCGCACTCAGCGACGAGGCGCTCGCTAAGCGCCTCGACGCCTACCGCGCCCGCCAGAGCGCCGCGATCGCCGAGCATCCGGTGAAGGACGAGACGCGCCCCGCGAAGGACGAAAAATGA
- a CDS encoding YdcH family protein: MGFELSPDEVEAFTTELARLREEHRDLDSAIDALERVGAVNQIQVQRLKKRKLYLKDRIAQIEDALTPDIIA, translated from the coding sequence ATGGGATTCGAGCTCAGCCCTGACGAGGTCGAGGCCTTCACCACGGAACTGGCGCGACTGCGCGAGGAGCATCGCGACCTCGACAGCGCCATCGACGCGCTGGAGCGGGTCGGCGCAGTCAACCAGATCCAGGTGCAGCGCCTGAAGAAGCGCAAGCTCTATCTGAAGGATCGCATCGCCCAGATCGAGGACGCTTTAACCCCCGATATCATCGCCTGA
- a CDS encoding YdcH family protein encodes MSLQTHLVELERKHRQLEEAIAQAVSSPSSDDLSVVELKRKKLMLKEEIERVRQTMPDRTLH; translated from the coding sequence ATGTCGCTGCAGACCCATCTCGTCGAGCTCGAACGGAAGCATCGTCAACTCGAAGAAGCCATCGCGCAGGCCGTATCGAGCCCGTCCTCGGACGATCTCAGTGTGGTCGAGTTGAAGCGCAAGAAGTTGATGCTGAAGGAAGAGATCGAGCGGGTGCGGCAGACGATGCCGGACCGAACTCTGCATTGA
- a CDS encoding GlsB/YeaQ/YmgE family stress response membrane protein, producing MGIVWTIIVGFIAGIVAKFIMPGPNEPSGFVLTTILGIIGAFVATYLGQSLGWYAPGQGAGLIGAIVGAIVVLLVWGMVSGRNRAV from the coding sequence TTGGGTATCGTCTGGACCATCATCGTCGGTTTCATCGCCGGCATCGTCGCAAAATTCATCATGCCAGGCCCGAACGAGCCTTCGGGCTTCGTGCTGACGACGATCCTCGGCATCATCGGGGCTTTCGTCGCGACTTATCTCGGCCAGTCGCTCGGCTGGTACGCGCCGGGCCAGGGGGCGGGGCTGATCGGTGCCATCGTCGGTGCGATCGTCGTGCTTCTGGTCTGGGGCATGGTCAGTGGCCGCAATCGCGCTGTCTGA
- a CDS encoding YidB family protein: protein MTALLGLLAVAGYQNRDKIAEWLGGRGQPEAGQVPDAKQVPVPQQGQAGAAPSGYGGLLGSLGGLLGAGGAGAVLNSGLGELVDRFKQAGQGDKADSWVQPGPNKAVAPGDLEQALGPEALDAIARQTGLSRAELLERLAKVLPEAVDRYTPDGSLSRSPA, encoded by the coding sequence ATGACCGCTCTTCTCGGACTACTTGCCGTCGCCGGCTACCAGAACCGCGACAAGATCGCCGAATGGCTTGGCGGGCGAGGCCAGCCTGAGGCCGGACAAGTTCCTGACGCCAAGCAAGTCCCAGTGCCGCAGCAGGGGCAGGCCGGAGCCGCGCCTTCGGGGTATGGCGGCCTTCTGGGCAGTCTCGGCGGCCTGCTGGGTGCCGGCGGCGCCGGAGCGGTGCTCAATAGCGGGCTGGGCGAGCTCGTCGACCGCTTCAAACAGGCGGGACAAGGCGACAAGGCCGATTCCTGGGTGCAGCCGGGCCCCAACAAGGCGGTCGCGCCGGGTGATCTGGAGCAGGCTCTCGGGCCGGAGGCTCTTGACGCGATCGCGCGTCAGACCGGGCTGTCGCGCGCGGAGCTGTTGGAACGACTCGCGAAGGTGCTCCCGGAGGCGGTCGATCGCTACACGCCCGATGGCAGCCTCAGCCGCTCCCCCGCTTAA
- a CDS encoding acyl-CoA synthetase: MTISAYDTDLDRNPANFQPLTPLTFLERAASVFPEQVAIIHGPLRRSYAEFYARSRRLASALQKHGIGKNDTVAAMLPNTPAMLECHYGVPMCGAVLNTLNTRLDAAIIAFSLDHGEAKVVIADREFSRTVKEALALCTVKPLVIDYDDPVYDGPGERVGTVEYEDFLATGDADFAWAMPSDEWDAIALNYTSGTTGDPKGVVYHHRGASLLATSNVITGGMGRHPVYLWTLPMFHCNGWCFPWTISILAGTHVCLRQVRAKAMYDALADHHVTHLCGAPIVMSTLLNARPEEQRNFPQKVAFFTAAAPPPEAVLGAMKQAGFEVTHLYGLTECYGPAVVNEWNRDWDALPASDQATLKARQGVRYPALESLDVRDPETMEPMPHDGTTLGEVMMRGNVVMKGYLKNPKATKAAFEGGWFHTGDLGVRYADGYIQLKDRSKDIIISGGENISSIEVEDALYKHPAVQTAAVVARPDEKWGETPCAFIELKPGQSVTEAEIIAWCKGLLASFKCPRSVVFIEVPKTSTGKIQKFKLREMARAL; encoded by the coding sequence ATGACCATCAGCGCCTACGACACCGACCTCGACCGCAACCCGGCGAATTTCCAGCCGCTGACGCCCTTGACCTTCCTGGAGCGGGCCGCAAGCGTCTTCCCCGAGCAGGTCGCGATCATCCATGGCCCGCTGCGCCGCAGCTACGCCGAGTTCTACGCCCGCTCGCGCCGCCTCGCCTCGGCGCTGCAGAAGCACGGCATCGGCAAGAACGACACCGTCGCAGCCATGCTGCCCAACACGCCCGCCATGCTCGAATGCCATTACGGCGTGCCGATGTGCGGGGCCGTGCTGAACACGCTGAACACCAGGCTCGATGCCGCGATTATCGCCTTCTCGCTCGACCATGGTGAGGCCAAGGTCGTGATCGCTGACCGCGAATTCTCCAGGACGGTCAAAGAGGCGCTGGCGCTGTGCACGGTGAAGCCGCTCGTCATCGATTATGACGACCCGGTCTATGACGGGCCCGGCGAGCGTGTCGGGACGGTCGAGTACGAGGACTTCCTCGCGACCGGCGACGCCGATTTCGCCTGGGCGATGCCATCAGACGAATGGGACGCGATCGCGCTGAACTACACCTCCGGCACCACCGGCGACCCCAAGGGCGTGGTCTACCATCATCGCGGCGCGAGCCTGCTCGCCACCTCGAACGTCATCACCGGCGGCATGGGCAGGCACCCGGTCTATCTCTGGACGCTGCCGATGTTCCACTGCAATGGCTGGTGCTTTCCCTGGACGATCTCGATCCTGGCTGGCACCCATGTCTGCCTGCGCCAGGTCCGCGCCAAGGCGATGTATGACGCGCTCGCCGACCACCACGTCACCCATCTCTGCGGCGCGCCGATCGTGATGTCGACGCTGCTCAATGCCCGGCCGGAGGAGCAGCGCAACTTCCCACAGAAGGTCGCCTTCTTCACTGCCGCGGCCCCGCCCCCCGAGGCCGTGCTCGGCGCGATGAAGCAGGCCGGCTTCGAGGTCACCCATCTCTACGGCCTGACCGAATGCTACGGCCCGGCAGTCGTCAACGAATGGAACCGGGACTGGGACGCATTGCCGGCCTCCGATCAAGCGACGCTGAAGGCGCGTCAGGGCGTCCGTTACCCGGCGCTGGAAAGCCTCGACGTGCGCGATCCCGAGACGATGGAGCCCATGCCCCATGACGGCACGACGCTGGGCGAGGTCATGATGCGCGGCAATGTCGTGATGAAGGGCTATCTCAAGAACCCGAAGGCGACCAAGGCGGCCTTCGAAGGCGGCTGGTTCCACACTGGCGATCTCGGCGTGCGCTATGCCGACGGCTATATCCAGCTCAAGGACCGCTCCAAGGACATCATCATCTCGGGCGGCGAGAACATCTCCTCGATCGAGGTCGAGGACGCGCTCTACAAGCACCCGGCCGTGCAGACGGCAGCCGTGGTGGCCAGGCCCGACGAGAAATGGGGCGAGACCCCTTGCGCCTTCATCGAACTCAAGCCGGGACAGAGCGTGACCGAGGCCGAGATCATCGCCTGGTGCAAGGGCCTGCTAGCCTCGTTCAAATGCCCGCGCAGCGTGGTCTTCATCGAGGTGCCCAAGACCTCGACGGGCAAAATCCAGAAGTTCAAGCTACGCGAAATGGCGCGCGCGCTCTGA
- a CDS encoding sulfite exporter TauE/SafE family protein, which translates to MILDPAFFAAMVPAVILMGLSKGGFSGLGLLSLPLMALVVSPVQAAAIMLPLLISQDVVTVWSYRREFDRRNLATLLPGALLGILAGYLLAAKVSDAAVGLAIGLISMGFALRRMLSDGKAAAPVKRASYLAGSFWGALCGFASMIAHAGGPPFQIYVMPQRLAPAVFVGTGAIFFAMLNLIKLGPYLALGQFTPANLTASAALFPVAIVSTVAGVWLVRRVPAERFYTIIYWLLLAVGGKLVFDGVRGLHLLG; encoded by the coding sequence ATGATCCTCGACCCTGCCTTCTTCGCCGCCATGGTGCCCGCCGTCATCCTGATGGGCCTGTCGAAAGGCGGCTTCTCGGGGCTCGGCCTGTTGTCCTTGCCCTTGATGGCCCTCGTCGTCTCGCCGGTCCAGGCGGCCGCGATCATGCTGCCGCTGCTGATCTCGCAAGATGTGGTGACGGTCTGGTCCTATCGCCGCGAATTCGATCGCCGCAATCTCGCGACGCTGCTGCCCGGTGCGCTGCTCGGCATTCTCGCCGGCTATCTGCTGGCGGCGAAGGTCTCGGACGCGGCCGTCGGCCTCGCGATCGGCCTGATCTCGATGGGTTTTGCGCTGCGCCGCATGCTGAGCGACGGCAAAGCGGCAGCGCCGGTGAAACGGGCGAGCTACCTCGCCGGCTCGTTCTGGGGCGCGCTTTGCGGCTTCGCCAGCATGATCGCCCATGCCGGTGGCCCACCCTTCCAGATCTACGTCATGCCACAGCGCCTGGCCCCTGCCGTCTTCGTCGGCACGGGCGCGATCTTCTTTGCCATGCTCAACCTGATCAAGCTCGGCCCCTATCTCGCGCTCGGCCAGTTCACCCCGGCAAACCTCACCGCCTCGGCAGCGCTGTTCCCGGTCGCGATCGTCTCGACCGTCGCCGGCGTCTGGCTGGTGCGCCGCGTTCCGGCCGAGCGCTTCTACACGATCATCTACTGGCTGCTGCTCGCGGTCGGGGGCAAGCTCGTCTTCGACGGCGTGCGCGGGCTGCATTTGCTGGGCTGA